ATAAAGGTGTTTTTGTAAGGACTGCCGGTGCGCGCGTCTGACCCGCGAATGCAGGTTTATAATCAGCATTAGGGGGTTTGGTTTCAACAGAACTATCTTTAGATAGATTCTTGTTCCCTTTGTCTTTAGCCGTATTACTTGTACAATTCATCATTATTAATGAGCATGTACCTAAAGTAAGGATTCTTGCGAGTTGTTTCTGTAACATATTCTACGTTTTTAAAAAGTGTCAAATCCCCATACCCATTCCTGCATTAAATTCTTTGCTTTTATTCTTTGGAATAGAGAGGGCATGCCAATCTTCACCTTTTAATATTTTTGCATATAAAATAATCTGACCAACATGATAACTAAGATGCATCAGCTGCCGAATAATCGCATCGTAAGCCTTCAAAGGCTCCCTGCGTATATAAATTGTCTTTTCCAGATCTTCGGCCTTTAAACCTCGCAGTGTGTTCAACATACAATCCCAACCATCCTCCCACAGTTTCAGGAGTTCTTCTTTATCGCATTTAAAATCTTCAAACTCAGCGTCGCGCTTGCGCCAAGGTTTTTCGCCATCTTCTGTTAAAAAATTCGTCCATCTACTCAACATATTGCCATTCATATGATTTATAATCATCGCAATACTGTTCAAGCTTTCTGAAGAACGAGCAAAGCATTCATCTTCATGTAGCTGAATCAATGTTTTATCTCCTAGCGCTTTATAGGATTCAAACCTCAGGATAACACTTTCCAAAAAATCATTTTCAAAAGACATAAAAATATATTTAAATTTTGTACTAAAGTTCAATATTAATTTTTAGAACTTCTTGTTTATGATTGTTAAATTTGCCACTCAACGAAAAAACTCAGCATATGTCTTCATTTGAAGTAATCGGTGGAAAAAGATTACATGGAACTATTGAACCGCAAGGTGCGAAAAACGAGGCCTTACAAATTATTTCAGCCGTATTACTGACGTCTGAAGAAGTACTGATAAAAAACATTCCTAATATTTTAGATGTCAATTTATTAATAGAATTACTGCAGGAAATGGGCGTTAAAGTAAATCGTATGGATGCACATACTTGCCAATTCAAAGCAGATGACATCAATATCGATTACCTTTCTTCTAAAGCCTTTCGCGAAAAGGGCAGTAAACTTCGGGGCAGTCTTATGCTTGCCGGGCCCATGTTGGCTCGATTTAATAAGGCCTTTATACCCAAGCCTGGAGGAGATAAGATCGGTCGCCGAGGCGTAGATACACATATCATTGGGTTTCAAAAATTGGGCGCAGAATTCTTTTATAATAAAGAAACTTTTTGTTTGGAGTTTACTGCTACCGGTTTGAAGGGGACCTATATGATGCTGGATGAGCCATCAGTTACGGGCACCGCAAATGTGCTGATGGCTGCCGTTTTAGCGAAAGGGAAAACGGAAATTTATAATGCTGCTTGTGAACCATATATTCAGCAATTGTGTAAGATGCTCAATAGAATGGGCGCAAAAATTTCCGGTATTAGCAGCAATTTATTAACTGTTGAAGGTGTTGAAAAATTAGGCGGAACAACACATGTTATGCTACCAGACATGATTGAGATAGGTAGTTTTATTGGTCTTGCGGCCATGACACAGAGCGAAATTACCATCAAGAATGCAGGCATTAAACATCTGGGCATCATTCCGGAAAAGTTTGGCAAACTTGGCATCAAAATGGATTTTATAGGTGACGACATTCACATTCCACAGCAAGACCATTATGAGATAAATACTTTCATGGATGGGGGTATTTTAACCATCTATGATAATCCTTGGCCCGGCTTCACACCCGATTTATTGAGTATCGTTTTAGTCACCGCTATTCAAGCAAAAGGCAGCCTATTGGTGCACCAAAAAATGTTTGAAAGTCGTTTGTTTTTTACTGATAAACTGATTGATATGGGCGCACAAATTATTCTTTGTGATCCACATCGTGCTACGGTTATAGGATTAGACAGAAAATATAAACTGCGTGGCATTACTATGACCAGCCCGGATATCCGTGCAGGGCAAGCATTATTAATTGCTGCGCTAAGTGCTGAGGGAACAAGCCTTATTCAAAATATAGAACAGATTGATAGAGGCTATCAAAATATTGATGAAAGATTGAATGCTTTAGGAGCCTCTATTAAACGAATTTAAAAATAACAATAGGATGAACATGAACAACCTGAATATGCTACCCTATTCATTAGGGAATTTTAAAGTTTTTCAATAGTCTTCCAAGCTTTATAACAGAAATATATCCAAATAAATGACAAATATAGAAGTAGTAGAAAAAGTAATCTCTGAAAGGAGAAGTGTAAAACCACAAAGTTTTAATGGCAAAAAAATTAAAAAGGAAGCGATTGAGCAGTTATTGGCTTTAGCCGACTGGGCGCCTACCCATGGCTATACTGAACCCTGGCGATTTATTGTAATGGCTAATGATGGAGTAAAGAGATTCTGTAGAGATCACGCAGAGATGTATAAAAATAATACACCCGAAGAAAGATTTATAACTGCTACATACGAGAAGTTTTATCATCAAGGTGACACGGCATCACATGTTATTGCTGCATTCTCCAAACGTGGTGAGAAGCCCAATATTACTGTACAGGAAGAGATATGCGCTACTGCCTGTGCTATTCAAAATCTACTCTTAGCGGCAGAGGCTATGGATATTGCAGCATTTTGGAGCACGGGTGGTCAAACTTTTAAACCCGCCATGAAAGCATATTTCAACTTACAGGAAGAAGATACAATGCTCGGAGTTTTATATTTGGGCTATACGGATGAATCCGATATTGCTGGTCGTCGTATTACGCCGATGGAAGAGAAAGTTATGTGGTATAATAGTTAATTAGTCAATTTGAAAATTTGGTAAAATGAAGAGGATTGACCAGAAATGGGAAAGTCCATTATCCTGTTTAGACTTACAACAATCATTTCCTCAATTTTAACTTTGCATATTTAATACAATGAACAAAATAATCATCATTACGGCGCCATCGGGTGCTGGGAAAAGTTCCATTGCGCATTATTTATTGGACAAATACCCCCATCAGTTAGCCTTTTCTATTTCGGCTGCAACGCGCTCTGCCCGTGGCAAAGAGCAAGATGGAGTAGATTATTATTTTATGCAGGTGGAAGATTTTCAAAATAAAATTGAAGCCAACGAATTTATTGAGTGGGAAATGGTCTACGAGGGGAAATATTATGGTACGCTAAAATCTGAAATAGAAAGAATTTGGCGAGAAAATAAAACGCCTATTTTAGATATTGATATTAAAGGCGCTATGCATATTCAAAAACAATTTCCCAAAAACAGCCTGTCTATTTTTATACAACCCCCTTCGATTGAAGATTTAAGGAAAAGGTTAAATAGCAGAAATACCGATACACCTGAACAAATTGAAACTCGTATCAATAAGGCATCATATGAGATTTCTTTTAAGAATCATTTCAATATAATTGTTGTAAATGATAATTTAGAAAAAGCTTGCAAAGAAACAGAAACGGCTATTTTAAATTTTATTGAAGGATCAGATCAATAAAATTAGATTTGTATAACTAAGAAACAATCTTTCACCTACAGAACAAAATGTTTTATGAAAAAAGTACTTGTATTTTCTATGCTCAGCTTTACCGCGTTTAGCGGTTTTTCGCAATCTATCGATAAAATAATCAATGCCAAAGAAGTGGCGGCTATTGAAAATGTTTTGGCCTCTGATTCACTGAGAGGTAGAGCAACTTTTACCGATGATATTGAAAAAGCGTCCAACTTTATTGAAAATAAATTTCAAAAAATAGGGCTGCAACCATTTCCGGGAGCTAAGAACTTTAGGCAGGAGTTTTTCATGAATCAGTCAACAAACACAGTTGCAAATATCACCATCGATGGAGCAGTTATTCCTGATTCATTAGTCGG
The Arachidicoccus soli DNA segment above includes these coding regions:
- a CDS encoding DUF1572 family protein, which encodes MSFENDFLESVILRFESYKALGDKTLIQLHEDECFARSSESLNSIAMIINHMNGNMLSRWTNFLTEDGEKPWRKRDAEFEDFKCDKEELLKLWEDGWDCMLNTLRGLKAEDLEKTIYIRREPLKAYDAIIRQLMHLSYHVGQIILYAKILKGEDWHALSIPKNKSKEFNAGMGMGI
- a CDS encoding nitroreductase family protein; translation: MTNIEVVEKVISERRSVKPQSFNGKKIKKEAIEQLLALADWAPTHGYTEPWRFIVMANDGVKRFCRDHAEMYKNNTPEERFITATYEKFYHQGDTASHVIAAFSKRGEKPNITVQEEICATACAIQNLLLAAEAMDIAAFWSTGGQTFKPAMKAYFNLQEEDTMLGVLYLGYTDESDIAGRRITPMEEKVMWYNS
- the gmk gene encoding guanylate kinase, with amino-acid sequence MNKIIIITAPSGAGKSSIAHYLLDKYPHQLAFSISAATRSARGKEQDGVDYYFMQVEDFQNKIEANEFIEWEMVYEGKYYGTLKSEIERIWRENKTPILDIDIKGAMHIQKQFPKNSLSIFIQPPSIEDLRKRLNSRNTDTPEQIETRINKASYEISFKNHFNIIVVNDNLEKACKETETAILNFIEGSDQ
- the murA gene encoding UDP-N-acetylglucosamine 1-carboxyvinyltransferase codes for the protein MSSFEVIGGKRLHGTIEPQGAKNEALQIISAVLLTSEEVLIKNIPNILDVNLLIELLQEMGVKVNRMDAHTCQFKADDINIDYLSSKAFREKGSKLRGSLMLAGPMLARFNKAFIPKPGGDKIGRRGVDTHIIGFQKLGAEFFYNKETFCLEFTATGLKGTYMMLDEPSVTGTANVLMAAVLAKGKTEIYNAACEPYIQQLCKMLNRMGAKISGISSNLLTVEGVEKLGGTTHVMLPDMIEIGSFIGLAAMTQSEITIKNAGIKHLGIIPEKFGKLGIKMDFIGDDIHIPQQDHYEINTFMDGGILTIYDNPWPGFTPDLLSIVLVTAIQAKGSLLVHQKMFESRLFFTDKLIDMGAQIILCDPHRATVIGLDRKYKLRGITMTSPDIRAGQALLIAALSAEGTSLIQNIEQIDRGYQNIDERLNALGASIKRI